ATGCGCACCGGATGGCGTTTGCCGACGCGACCTTCGATTGCGTGGTGGCGCAGTTCGTCATCACGCTGGTGGCCCATCCCGAACAGGTGCTGTCCGAGTGCCACCGCGTGGTGAAGCCGGGCGGGCGGATCATCCTCGTCAACCATCTCTATTCGGAGAAAGGCGTCGCCGCTGCGGTCGAGCGATGGGCCGCGCAGCGCACCCGCGGGCTCGGCCTGCGGCCGGAATTTCCGTTCGCGCGATTGCAGGCATGGGCCCACGCCAACAACGACGCCATTCTGGTCGAGCGGCGCAAGGTGGCGCCGTTCGGGATCTACACGCTGGTTTGTTTCGAACGCGCGGTATCCTCGGCAGCCTAGACTGTCATCGCGCTGTCACGGAGTTCTGTTAGCTGCTCGCGCATGGGAATGACGCTATGAGTGAAGAGTTGCCGGACCGGCGCTTTCGCACTTTGTTTATCTCCGACGTCCATCTCGGAGCACGCGGCTCGCAAGCCGGCCAGTTGCTGGATTTCCTCCGCTGCCATGACGCCGAGACCATCTATCTGGTCGGCGATATCGTCGACGGCTGGGCGCTGCAGTCGAGCTGGTACTGGCCGCAATCGCATAACGACTTCGTGCAGAAGCTGCTGCGCAAGGCGCGCAAGGGCGCCAAGATCGTCTATGTGCCCGGCAACCACGACGAGTTCCTGCGCAACTACTACGGCACGCATTTCGGCGGCATCGATGTCGTGGAAAACACCATCCATACCGGGGTCGACGGCCGGCGCTATCTGGTGATCCACGGCGATATCTTCGATCTCGTGGTGCAGAATGCGCGCTGGCTCGCCCATCTCGGCGACAAGGCCTACGATTTCGCGATCCGGATGAACCGCCTCGTCAACGCCTTCCGTCGCGCGTTCGGCGTGCCTTATTGGTCGCTGTCGCAATGGGCCAAGCTCAAGGTCAAGAATGCGGTCAATTACATCGGCGCCTTCGAACAGACGCTGGCCGCCGAGGCGCGGCGTCACGGCGCCGACGGCGTGATCTGCGGCCACATTCACTACGCCACCATCCGCGACGAGCATGACATCCGCTACATGAACTGCGGCGACTGGGTGGAGAGCTGCACCGCGCTGGCCGAGCACGAGGACGGCCGATTTGAAATCATCACCTGGACCGATCCGCTGCGGCGGACGGCCCCTGTCGCCGCCGTGGCGGCGCGCGCGGCCTGATGCGCGTCCTGGTTGCGACCGACGCATGGCATCCGCAGGTCAACGGCGTGGTGCGGACGCTGGCCATGACGGCGGAGGCGGCAAGGGCGCTCGGCGTCGATGTCAGCTTTCTCACGCCGCAATCGTTCCGCACCGTGGCATTGCCGAGCTACCCGGATCTGCGCCTGGCGTTGCCGTCTCCTGCGGCGATCGCCCGGCTGATCGGTGAAGCCCGGCCCGACAGCATCCACATCGCAACCGAAGGCCCGATCGGGTTGTTGACGCGACGCTATTGCCGGAAGCACGGATTGCCGTTCACGACCAGCTTTCACACCCGCTTTCCCGAATACATTTCCGCGCGGCTGCCGATCCCGGAGTCCTGGATCTGGGCGGCGCTACGCTGGTTCCACGGTGCGAGCCAGGCGGTGATGGCGGCGACGCCGGCGCTGGCCAGTGAATTGCGCGTGCGCGGCTTCCGTAACGTGGTGCTGTGGCCGCGCGGGGTCGACACCAGCCAGTTTCACCCGCGCGCGGTCGACCTCGGCCTGCCGCGCCCGGTCTTCCTCAGCGTGGGCCGCGTCGCGGTCGAAAAGAATCTGGAGGCGTTCCTCGGCCTCGATCTGCCCGGCACCAAATTGATCGTCGGCGACGGGCCGGCGCGCGCCGGCCTCGCCCGGAAATATCCGCAAGCGGTGTTCCTCGGCGCGCGGCAGGGCGAAGAACTGGCCGAGGTCTATGCGGGCGCCGACGTGTTCGTGTTCCCGAGCCGGACCGACACGTTCGGCCTGGTGCTGCTCGAAGCGCTGGCCAGCGGCCTGCCGGTCGCCGCGTTCCCGGTGACCGGGCCGCGCGATGTGATCGGTGCCGCGCCGGTCGGCTCCCTGAACGAGGATTTGCAGGTGGCGTGCCTGGCCGCGCTGGCGATTTCACCGCGGGCCTGCCGCGAATTTGCGGCCGGGCATAGCTGGGAAGCCTCGGCCCGCGCCTTCGTCGAAAATATCGCCCATGCCCGCTCGCTCGATCCGAAGGGCGAACCCGTACAATTTGCGGTGAAAGCGCCGCGTTTGATCGGCTGA
The genomic region above belongs to Bradyrhizobium sediminis and contains:
- a CDS encoding class I SAM-dependent methyltransferase; translation: MQSTDLDRRIVETAYARWAPIYDAVCGPVMVNGRRAAAKAARATGGKILEVGVGTGLSFDDYDASTEITGIDLSAPMLAKARERMASGRYPYVKDVRLMDAHRMAFADATFDCVVAQFVITLVAHPEQVLSECHRVVKPGGRIILVNHLYSEKGVAAAVERWAAQRTRGLGLRPEFPFARLQAWAHANNDAILVERRKVAPFGIYTLVCFERAVSSAA
- a CDS encoding glycosyltransferase family 4 protein, with product MRVLVATDAWHPQVNGVVRTLAMTAEAARALGVDVSFLTPQSFRTVALPSYPDLRLALPSPAAIARLIGEARPDSIHIATEGPIGLLTRRYCRKHGLPFTTSFHTRFPEYISARLPIPESWIWAALRWFHGASQAVMAATPALASELRVRGFRNVVLWPRGVDTSQFHPRAVDLGLPRPVFLSVGRVAVEKNLEAFLGLDLPGTKLIVGDGPARAGLARKYPQAVFLGARQGEELAEVYAGADVFVFPSRTDTFGLVLLEALASGLPVAAFPVTGPRDVIGAAPVGSLNEDLQVACLAALAISPRACREFAAGHSWEASARAFVENIAHARSLDPKGEPVQFAVKAPRLIG
- a CDS encoding UDP-2,3-diacylglucosamine diphosphatase, with amino-acid sequence MSEELPDRRFRTLFISDVHLGARGSQAGQLLDFLRCHDAETIYLVGDIVDGWALQSSWYWPQSHNDFVQKLLRKARKGAKIVYVPGNHDEFLRNYYGTHFGGIDVVENTIHTGVDGRRYLVIHGDIFDLVVQNARWLAHLGDKAYDFAIRMNRLVNAFRRAFGVPYWSLSQWAKLKVKNAVNYIGAFEQTLAAEARRHGADGVICGHIHYATIRDEHDIRYMNCGDWVESCTALAEHEDGRFEIITWTDPLRRTAPVAAVAARAA